TCATTCACCCAATCGACGCTTCATCCTGCGCCAGAGTTGAGCGCCGCCCCAGCGGTTCCGCACGGTCCAACATTCTTGGCACAAGTTGGCGCGAAGCCTCCTCTTCCGGTCTGGCGGTCTGACGGCGCTCCCCAAGCTGGCTAGTCTAAATGATAGGGATTCGGTGCCGACACCACTCGTCCCAAAGACGTCGCGGCGAGGTTTGTCTGCAACCCGGCAATCACACGCCGCCCCGCCGTGGTAATGAAGACGTCTCTGTCGAGTCCGACGGAATATGATGCGCATGGAATCGCTGGTAGAAAAGGTGACCAGCGACAGGTGGTTCGAAGCCCGCGTCTTGCCGCAGCTGCACGTTCTACTCTGGGGTAACAAGAGGGTGGTGTATACCTTCTCCTAGCTTCGCCGCCAACTACTCGGTTTTCCGAATTGCTCTCTATATTCTTGAAGACGATGCGTTCGTTAAAGACATGTGCTGCGCACCTGGTGTAAAAGCTGCTCTCATCATGCAGAGGTCAAGCCAGTCGGGCTCATCCGAGGCTATGGCCGTGAGCACTGTTCAGTTCGGCAGAGAGGGCGCTTTTGTACACACTTTGCGATCGTGGCGGCCCCGTGGGCAGATCTGCAAGCTGCCGCGACACTAACCTCTCGAAGCCCGCCCGCCCGCCTGTTGATGCGTGTCTCCCAGTAAGATTCCTGTCCAAGAACGTGATAATCTTCTTGCCAGTGTTGTAGCTGATGTTGCCCTTGATGCCGCAGCCTACCGCGGCGGGACCAAACTCAATGGCAAGCAGGCCGGCTAGGATCGTGCAGCCAGTCGCGAGCCTCGCCCACAACGGGGTCTCACGCGCATGAGGGCGCCGACCATGGGTTCGGCGGTTCGTACGCGTATAACACGTATCTTTCTGAAAAAATCAATGCTCTCGGCTAAGCTACTGAATTATTTGGCTTCCATATAGCGCGTCGGCGGAACCAACTTGTAGACGGGCTATGAAAGGTTAAGCGCGGATGTCTATCGGCCGCCGGCGTTCCCGCTCTGTAAGCCTGCCTGAACTACCCGCGCCGCGGTCAAGCCCCAGGCTCCTGCTCATCCAGCGACCGCCCGATCAATGGCAGGCTGGAAAGACAAGAGCCGATGTCTTCCGATGGTCTCGCCATCAGCTTTGGGCTAACTTCCCCATTCTCCCGCTTCGAGCTCGACACACGGCGGTTTGGATGGCGCACGACAATCTGTGTCGGCTTTGTCGTGTCCGTGACAGACGCCTGAAAGGCCCGTTCGCGCGTTTTGCCGCCGTCTAAGCGGCTGGAATTTAATGACAAAGTTTTTTCTGGGATCGGCCGATCACGCTGGTACGCTTTTTGCGATGCTTGGTGTGAGGCGGCACGAGCTGCCTATCGGCACTTGTGTCGCGGGCAGTCGCGATGATTAGAACGAAGGAAGGAAAGCTATTATGTCAGGTCTGCGTCAGATCGCCTTTTACGGAAAAGGCGGCATCGGCAAGTCCACCACGTCCCAAAATACGCTCGCTGCCCTTGTCGACCTCGGGCAGAGAATCCTCATCGTAGGATGCGACCCCAAAGCCGATTCCACACGCTTGATCCTGAATTCGAAAGCTCAGGATACCGTCCTGGATCTCGCCGCACAGGAAGGTTCGGTGGAAGACCTCGAACTCCAGGACGTGCTCAAGGTGGGCTACAGAGGCATCAAGTGCGTGGAGTCCGGCGGCCCCGAGCCGGGTGTCGGTTGCGCCGGCCGCGGCGTCATCACCTCGATCAATTTCCTCGAGGAGAATGGCGCTTATGACGATGTCGATTATGTCTCCTATGACGTCCTCGGCGACGTGGTATGCGGCGGCTTCGCCATGCCGATCCGCGAAGGCAAGGCCCAGGAGATCTATATCGTCATGTCCGGCGAGATGATGGCGCTCTATGCCGCCAACAACATCGCCAAGGGCATCCTCAAATATGCCCATTCGGGCGGTGTGCGGCTGGGCGGGCTGATCTGCAATGAACGTCAAACCGACCGCGAACTCGATCTGGCCGAAGCACTGGCTGGCCGATTGAATTCCAAGCTCATCCACTTCGTGCCCCGCGACAACATCGTCCAACATGCCGAACTCAGGAAGATGTCGGTGATCCAGTACGCGCCGGACTCAAAGCAGGCAGGGGAATACCGCGCTCTGGCCGAGAAGATCCACGCCAATTCGGGCCAGGGTACGATCCCGACGCCGATCACCATGGAGGAGCTGGAGGAGATGCTGCTCGACTTCGGCATCATGAAGACCGACGAGCAGATGCTTGCCGAGCTTCACTCCAAGGAAGCGGCGAAGGCGGCGGCCCAGTAGTGACATTAGCGCTGCCATGAATCGGCGCGCCTTGCAGAGAACGGCGCCTATTCTTTGAGGCGTCACCCAACCTTGAAAGGGGGACTCATGAGCCGGGAATACGAGAATGACGGTGCTCTTCATGCGAAGCTTATCGAAGAGGTGCTGTCGCATTATCCCGACAAGGCGGCGAAGCGCCGCAAGAAGCACCTCAACGTCGCAAAGAGCGGCAACGAGGCTGGCGGGGAAAGCGAGGTCCTTTCCGAATGCGACGTCAAATCGAACATCAAGTCCATTCCCGGGGTGATGACGATTCGCGGCTGTGCATATGCTGGTTCGAAAGGCGTGGTGTGGGGGCCAGTCAAGGATATGGTCCATATCTCGCACGGCCCGGTCGGCTGCGGCCAATATTCTTGGTCGCAGCGCCGCAACTACTACGTCGGTACAACGGGCGTCGACACGTTCGGGACAATGCAGTTCACCTCCGATTTCCAGGAGAAGGACATCGTCTTCGGCGGCGACAAGAAGCTGGAACAGATCATTGACGAGATTGAAGTCTTGTTTCCGCTCAACAACGGCATCACCGTGCAGTCCGAATGCCCTATCGGCCTGATTGGCGATGACACCGAGGCCGTTTCTCGCAAAAAGACCAAGGAGTATGACAAGACGATCGTGCCGGTACGCTGCGAGGGCTTCCGCGGCGTCTCGCAGTCGCTTGGCCACCACATCGCCAATGATGCAATCCGGGATTGGGTCTTCGACAAAAAGGATGTCAAGTTCGAGGCCGGCCCCTACGACGTCAACGTCATCGGCGACTACAATATCGGCGGCGATGCCTGGGCCTCGCGCATACTGCTTGAGGAGATAGGGCTGCGCGTGGTTGGCAACTGGTCGGGTGACGCCACACTCGCAGAGATCGAGCGCGCCCCGAAGGCTAAGCTCAATCTTATCCACTGCTACCGGTCGATGAATTACATCTGTCGGCATATGGAGGAAAAGTATGGCGTCGCCTGGATGGAGTACAATTTCTTCGGTCCCTCCCAGATCGAAGCCTCTCTGCGCAACATAGCCAAGCATTTTGGGCCGGAAATCGAGGAGAAGACCGAAAAGGTCATTGCCAAGTACAGGCCGCTTGTTGATGCGGTCATCGCCAAGTACCTGTCGCGCCTGGAAGGAAATACCGTGATGCTCTATGTGGGCGGCCTGCGCCCCCGCCACGTCGTCACGGCCTACGAGGACCTCGGCATGGTCATCGTGGGCACCGGCTATGAATTCGCCCACAGCGACGACTATCAGCGCACCGGCCACTACGTGAAGAACGGCACGCTGATCTACGATGACGTGACCGGCTATGAGTTGGAGAAATTCATCGAAGGGATTCGCCCAAATCTGGTCGGCTCGGGAATCAAAGAAAAATACCCGGTGCAGAAGATGGGCATACCGTTCCGCCAGATGCATTCCTGGGATTATTCAGGCCCGTATCACGGCTACGATGGCTTTGCCATTTTCGCACGTGATGTGGATCTCGCCATTAACAACCCGGTCTGGGACCTATTCCACGCGCCTTGGAAAAGAAGCCGGGGCGATGAGCGGGCGATGGCTGCCGAATAAACATTTGCTTCAGCCCCAGTCTCCCACTGAGACGGTGAACTCCCGCGGCCTCTGATCCGCCGGAGCCTGGAACGTCTTGACGTCCTGAGCTGCCGTCCCGCGCAGCCAGATGCAAAAGAGGTAATCATCATGCCGCAGTCGGCTGAAAAAATTCTCGATCACGCTCCCCTGTTCCGCGAGCCGGAATACAGAAAGATGCTCGCTGAGAAGAAGCTAAACTTCGAATGTCCGCACCCCGATGAAATCATTTCCGATCAGCGCGATTTCACCCAGACGTGGGAATACCGCGAAAAGAACCTCGCCCGCAAAGCGCTTGTCGTGAACCCGGCCAAGGCCTGCCAGCCGCTGGGTGCGGTATTCGCTGCCGCCGGCTTCGAGCGAACCATGTCCTTCGTCCACGGCAGCCAAGGTTGCGTCGCCTATTACCGCTCGCACCTGTCGCGCCATTTCAAGGAGCCTGCCGCGGCGGTCTCCTCCTCAATGACCGAGGATGCGGCGGTGTTTGGCGGCCTGAAGAACATGGTCGACGGGCTCGCCAACACCTACCAGCTCTACGACCCCAAGATGATTGCCGTGTCGACGACCTGTATGGCAGAGGTCATTGGCGACGACCTGCACAGCTTCATCCAGAACGCCAAGGACGAAGATTCAGTCCCGCGCGACTTCGACGTGCCCTTTGCCCACACCCCGGCCTTCGTTGGCAGTCATGTCGACGGCTATGACAACA
This region of Mesorhizobium sp. M2A.F.Ca.ET.046.03.2.1 genomic DNA includes:
- the nifD gene encoding nitrogenase molybdenum-iron protein alpha chain, giving the protein MSREYENDGALHAKLIEEVLSHYPDKAAKRRKKHLNVAKSGNEAGGESEVLSECDVKSNIKSIPGVMTIRGCAYAGSKGVVWGPVKDMVHISHGPVGCGQYSWSQRRNYYVGTTGVDTFGTMQFTSDFQEKDIVFGGDKKLEQIIDEIEVLFPLNNGITVQSECPIGLIGDDTEAVSRKKTKEYDKTIVPVRCEGFRGVSQSLGHHIANDAIRDWVFDKKDVKFEAGPYDVNVIGDYNIGGDAWASRILLEEIGLRVVGNWSGDATLAEIERAPKAKLNLIHCYRSMNYICRHMEEKYGVAWMEYNFFGPSQIEASLRNIAKHFGPEIEEKTEKVIAKYRPLVDAVIAKYLSRLEGNTVMLYVGGLRPRHVVTAYEDLGMVIVGTGYEFAHSDDYQRTGHYVKNGTLIYDDVTGYELEKFIEGIRPNLVGSGIKEKYPVQKMGIPFRQMHSWDYSGPYHGYDGFAIFARDVDLAINNPVWDLFHAPWKRSRGDERAMAAE
- the nifH gene encoding nitrogenase iron protein, which gives rise to MSGLRQIAFYGKGGIGKSTTSQNTLAALVDLGQRILIVGCDPKADSTRLILNSKAQDTVLDLAAQEGSVEDLELQDVLKVGYRGIKCVESGGPEPGVGCAGRGVITSINFLEENGAYDDVDYVSYDVLGDVVCGGFAMPIREGKAQEIYIVMSGEMMALYAANNIAKGILKYAHSGGVRLGGLICNERQTDRELDLAEALAGRLNSKLIHFVPRDNIVQHAELRKMSVIQYAPDSKQAGEYRALAEKIHANSGQGTIPTPITMEELEEMLLDFGIMKTDEQMLAELHSKEAAKAAAQ